One stretch of Methylopila sp. 73B DNA includes these proteins:
- a CDS encoding phosphatidate cytidylyltransferase, with protein sequence MSAAFGWVLVGVIAILAAATIVGRALERRATTPEGRATIQNLNARTRSWWVMAIVFGGALALGPVATTLLFAGLSFMALREFWSLAPSRAGDHRALFLSFFVALPIHYLLLGTGWYGLFAVFIPVYAFLILPAISTLAGDVTDFLARQAKVQWGLMLTVYMLSHAPALMMLDTGTDPAMLVLYLVVVAQLSDVAQYVFGKLIGRTRFSPNVSPSKTVEGLLGGWATAVLIGVALHGLTPFSPLQAAGMSLVIVVAGFFGGFVLSAVKRDLGAKDWGYVIAGHGGVLDRVDSIIFAAPMFFHLTRYWFTG encoded by the coding sequence GTGAGCGCGGCCTTCGGCTGGGTGCTCGTCGGCGTGATCGCGATCCTCGCGGCCGCCACCATCGTCGGCCGCGCGCTGGAGCGCCGCGCGACGACGCCGGAGGGCCGCGCCACCATCCAGAACCTCAACGCCCGCACCCGCTCGTGGTGGGTGATGGCGATCGTCTTCGGCGGCGCGCTGGCGCTTGGGCCCGTCGCGACCACGCTGCTGTTCGCCGGCCTGTCCTTCATGGCGCTGCGGGAGTTCTGGTCGCTCGCGCCCTCGCGCGCCGGCGACCATCGGGCGCTGTTCCTGTCGTTCTTCGTGGCGCTGCCGATCCACTACCTGCTGCTCGGCACCGGCTGGTACGGCCTCTTCGCCGTGTTCATCCCGGTCTACGCCTTCCTGATCCTGCCCGCGATCTCGACGCTTGCGGGCGACGTCACCGACTTCCTCGCGCGCCAGGCCAAGGTGCAGTGGGGGCTGATGCTCACCGTCTACATGCTCAGCCACGCTCCCGCGCTGATGATGCTCGACACCGGGACCGACCCGGCGATGCTGGTGCTCTATCTCGTGGTGGTGGCCCAGCTCTCCGACGTCGCCCAGTACGTCTTCGGCAAGCTGATCGGCCGCACGCGGTTCTCCCCCAACGTCAGCCCGTCGAAGACGGTCGAGGGCCTGCTCGGCGGCTGGGCGACGGCGGTCCTGATCGGGGTTGCGCTCCATGGGCTCACCCCGTTCTCGCCGCTGCAGGCCGCGGGGATGAGCCTCGTCATCGTCGTCGCCGGCTTCTTCGGCGGCTTCGTGCTCTCGGCCGTGAAGCGCGACCTCGGCGCCAAGGACTGGGGCTACGTCATCGCGGGCCATGGCGGCGTGCTGGACCGCGTGGATTCGATCATCTTCGCCGCGCCGATGTTCTTCCACCTCACCCGCTACTGGTTCACGGGGTAG
- a CDS encoding lysophospholipid acyltransferase family protein has translation MSATALARQILIVLVRVLVGARGEWVGSTPETRSRIYFANHTSHFDTLAVISALPPELRRRTRPVAARDYWGGSALKRFVSEKCLRAVLIDRDGRGEGDPLAPVDEALARRESVLIFPEGTRGAGEEVAAFKSGLHRLAERHPEAELIPVHLDNLARVMPKGSFLIVPLTCTARFGAPLTTVPGEPKAEFLARARAAVESLAPRRKGAST, from the coding sequence ATGAGCGCCACCGCTCTCGCCCGGCAGATCCTGATCGTGCTCGTGCGCGTCCTCGTGGGCGCACGCGGCGAATGGGTGGGTTCGACGCCCGAGACCCGCTCGAGGATCTATTTCGCCAACCACACCAGCCACTTCGACACGCTCGCGGTGATCTCGGCGCTGCCGCCGGAGCTGCGCCGGCGGACCCGCCCGGTCGCAGCGCGCGACTACTGGGGCGGCTCGGCGCTCAAGCGCTTCGTCTCTGAGAAGTGCCTGCGCGCCGTGCTGATCGATCGCGACGGCCGCGGGGAGGGCGACCCGCTCGCCCCGGTGGACGAGGCGCTCGCCCGGCGGGAGTCGGTGCTGATTTTCCCGGAGGGCACGCGCGGCGCCGGCGAGGAGGTCGCGGCCTTCAAGAGCGGGCTGCATCGCCTGGCCGAGCGGCATCCGGAGGCCGAGCTGATCCCCGTGCATCTCGACAATCTGGCCCGCGTCATGCCGAAGGGCTCGTTTCTGATCGTGCCGCTCACCTGCACCGCCCGGTTCGGCGCGCCGCTGACGACAGTGCCCGGCGAGCCCAAGGCGGAGTTTCTCGCCCGCGCCCGCGCGGCGGTCGAAAGCCTCGCGCCGCGCCGCAAGGGAGCCTCCACGTGA
- a CDS encoding CDP-alcohol phosphatidyltransferase family protein: MQPGALDTSEGPARRPIASRSSGWAIRLAGGLARTNVTPNQISVASVLFAGLGCALIAAGHTPLAWLAAAGCVQLRLVCNLLDGMVAVEGGKKSAVGAIYNEFPDRIADTLLLAPLGYAAGVPWLGWAAALAAALTAYVRVFGGSLGLPQDFSGVMAKQRRMAALTAALVAQSVEWTFSDTRWSLLVAVALIPAGSLVTCVTRTAAIATKLRAT, from the coding sequence GTGCAACCCGGGGCGTTAGACACAAGCGAGGGGCCGGCGCGCCGACCGATCGCGAGCCGCTCGTCGGGCTGGGCGATACGGTTGGCCGGCGGCCTCGCCCGCACCAACGTCACGCCCAACCAGATCTCCGTCGCCTCCGTCCTGTTCGCGGGCCTCGGTTGCGCGCTGATCGCCGCCGGCCACACGCCGCTAGCCTGGCTCGCGGCTGCGGGCTGCGTCCAGCTCCGGCTGGTCTGCAACCTGCTCGACGGCATGGTCGCGGTCGAGGGCGGCAAGAAGTCGGCGGTCGGCGCGATCTACAACGAGTTTCCCGACCGGATCGCCGACACGCTTTTGCTCGCGCCGCTGGGCTACGCCGCGGGCGTTCCTTGGCTCGGCTGGGCGGCGGCGCTGGCTGCGGCGCTCACCGCCTATGTCCGCGTCTTCGGCGGCTCGCTGGGACTGCCGCAGGATTTCTCCGGCGTCATGGCGAAGCAGCGGCGCATGGCGGCGCTGACCGCGGCGCTGGTCGCGCAGAGCGTGGAGTGGACGTTCAGCGACACGCGCTGGTCGCTGCTGGTCGCCGTGGCGCTCATCCCCGCGGGCAGCCTCGTCACATGCGTGACGCGCACCGCCGCCATCGCGACGAAGCTCCGCGCGACATGA
- a CDS encoding uracil-DNA glycosylase, whose translation MDPRPSLTAHDAQALLDWYVAMGVDAALEDVGQDRFAESATRLRPPPAAEPLPAQPAARAPASAAALAAAPDETAAAARQAAASAATLDDLRAILERFDGCALKATASRTVFADGAPGARLMLVGEAPGREEDLSGLPFVGRSGQLLDRMLAAIGLERSEVYIANVIPWRPPGNRTPTPQETETCLPFIRRQIELAQPDVLVALGGSAAQSLFRAKDGILKLRGKWLDYDAGGRSIRAMATLHPAYLLRSPGQKKFAWRDLKAIRRVLDGA comes from the coding sequence ATGGATCCCCGCCCTTCCCTCACCGCCCACGACGCCCAGGCGCTGCTCGACTGGTACGTCGCCATGGGCGTCGACGCCGCGCTCGAGGATGTCGGGCAGGATCGGTTTGCGGAGAGCGCCACGAGACTAAGGCCGCCGCCGGCTGCTGAGCCCCTGCCCGCGCAGCCCGCGGCGCGGGCGCCCGCTTCAGCGGCGGCGCTGGCGGCGGCGCCCGACGAGACCGCCGCCGCGGCGCGGCAGGCGGCGGCCAGCGCCGCGACGCTCGACGACCTGCGCGCGATTCTGGAGCGCTTCGACGGCTGCGCGCTGAAGGCGACCGCGAGCCGCACCGTCTTCGCCGACGGCGCGCCGGGCGCCCGGCTGATGCTGGTGGGCGAGGCCCCGGGCCGCGAGGAGGACCTGTCGGGCCTTCCCTTCGTCGGCCGGTCCGGCCAGTTGCTGGACCGCATGCTGGCCGCGATCGGGCTGGAACGCTCGGAGGTCTACATCGCGAACGTCATTCCGTGGCGGCCGCCCGGCAACCGCACGCCGACGCCGCAGGAGACGGAGACCTGCCTGCCCTTCATCCGGCGGCAGATCGAACTGGCGCAGCCCGACGTGCTCGTCGCCCTCGGCGGATCCGCGGCGCAGAGCCTGTTCCGCGCCAAGGACGGCATCCTGAAGCTGCGCGGCAAATGGCTGGACTATGACGCTGGGGGCCGCTCGATCCGCGCCATGGCGACGCTGCATCCGGCCTATCTGCTGCGCAGCCCGGGCCAGAAGAAGTTCGCCTGGCGCGACCTGAAGGCGATCCGCCGCGTGCTCGACGGCGCCTGA
- the cydB gene encoding cytochrome d ubiquinol oxidase subunit II: MEWYLPLAWGLIIGGAVAMYVVLDGFDLGIGILFPFTKTEHERDQMMNTVAPFWDGNETWLVLGGGGLWVAFPKAYAVIMPALYLPVIVMLLALIFRGVSFEFRWVAKPNKGVWNVAFAGGSIVAAFCQGLILGGLLQGIDVRPTATNGLQFAGGPLDWLTPFALVCGVGVVLGYALLGATWLNMKTDGEVARRSRAQAPGLLLAMLAAMALVSLWTPLAIDRIWDRWFSFPNILYLWPAPVLTALVAFGVWRGLAAGREILPFLGSIALFLLGFVGLAISTWPYLVPPTITFWDAAAAPASQIFLGAGTIVLFPIIIGYTVFVYWLFRGKVREGEGYH, encoded by the coding sequence ATGGAATGGTATCTGCCGCTCGCCTGGGGGCTGATCATCGGCGGCGCCGTCGCGATGTACGTGGTGCTCGACGGCTTCGACCTCGGGATCGGGATCCTGTTTCCGTTCACGAAGACCGAACACGAACGCGACCAGATGATGAACACGGTCGCGCCGTTCTGGGACGGCAACGAGACCTGGCTGGTGCTCGGCGGCGGCGGCCTGTGGGTGGCTTTTCCCAAGGCCTACGCGGTCATCATGCCGGCGCTCTACCTGCCGGTCATCGTCATGCTGCTGGCGCTGATCTTCCGTGGCGTGTCGTTCGAGTTCCGCTGGGTGGCGAAGCCCAACAAGGGCGTCTGGAACGTCGCCTTCGCCGGCGGCTCGATCGTCGCCGCCTTCTGCCAGGGCCTGATCCTCGGCGGCCTGCTGCAGGGGATCGACGTGCGGCCCACTGCGACGAACGGGCTGCAATTCGCCGGCGGGCCGCTCGATTGGCTCACGCCGTTCGCGCTGGTCTGCGGCGTCGGCGTGGTGCTGGGCTACGCGCTGCTCGGCGCGACCTGGCTTAACATGAAGACCGACGGTGAGGTCGCCCGCCGCTCCCGCGCGCAGGCGCCCGGCCTTCTGCTCGCGATGCTGGCGGCGATGGCGCTCGTCAGCCTCTGGACGCCGCTCGCGATCGACCGGATCTGGGACCGCTGGTTCTCGTTTCCCAACATCCTCTATCTGTGGCCGGCGCCCGTGCTGACCGCGCTCGTCGCTTTCGGCGTGTGGCGAGGGCTGGCCGCGGGCCGCGAGATCCTGCCGTTCCTCGGCTCGATCGCCCTGTTCCTGCTCGGCTTCGTCGGCCTCGCGATCTCGACCTGGCCCTATCTGGTGCCGCCGACCATCACCTTCTGGGACGCGGCCGCAGCGCCGGCCTCGCAGATCTTCCTCGGCGCCGGCACCATCGTGCTGTTCCCGATCATCATCGGCTACACCGTGTTCGTGTACTGGCTGTTCCGCGGCAAGGTCCGTGAGGGCGAGGGGTACCACTGA
- a CDS encoding cytochrome ubiquinol oxidase subunit I has product MDFDPTFLARLQFAFTVSFHIVFPAFSIGTSAYIATLLLLWSKTGAERYHRLARFWTKIFAVSFAMGVVSGIVLSYQFGTNWSRFSEVVGNVIGPLIGYEVLTAFFLEATFLGIMLFGWTRVPPWLHVLSACVVAFGTAISGFWILSANSWMHTPAGFEMKDGIAYPTDWVKIIFNPSFPYRFAHMMIAAYLTTAVVVLAVGCRYLLQKRFGEDARTMVRMAVGMIAIVAPLQLFVGDAHGLNTLEHQPAKIAAMEAHWDGSKPVALSLFGWPNAEAERTDFELAIPNLSSLILTHSWDGRIKGLKDFPANERPPLITTYFGFRLMVAIGMLFIATGLIGAWLWRRGTLWEATWFQWPASCMWPLGFIAILSGWITTETGRQPWVVHGVLRTADAASPVAAAALWTSLALFVLVYCVVFSMGVYYVNRLINRGPDATVTAPPRHGQPSRPLSGAGEAVGEVVHDGAMEPAR; this is encoded by the coding sequence ATGGACTTCGACCCCACCTTCCTCGCGCGGCTGCAGTTCGCCTTCACGGTCTCCTTCCACATCGTCTTTCCGGCGTTCTCGATCGGGACCTCGGCCTACATCGCGACGCTGCTGCTGCTGTGGTCGAAGACCGGCGCGGAGCGCTACCACCGGCTCGCCCGGTTTTGGACCAAGATCTTCGCGGTCTCCTTCGCCATGGGCGTCGTGTCCGGCATCGTGCTGAGCTACCAGTTCGGCACCAACTGGAGCCGGTTCTCCGAGGTCGTCGGCAACGTCATCGGCCCGCTGATCGGCTACGAGGTGCTGACCGCCTTCTTCCTGGAGGCGACCTTCCTCGGGATCATGCTGTTCGGTTGGACGCGGGTGCCGCCGTGGCTGCACGTGCTCTCGGCCTGCGTGGTCGCCTTCGGCACCGCGATCTCCGGCTTCTGGATCCTGTCCGCCAACAGCTGGATGCACACCCCGGCCGGCTTTGAGATGAAGGACGGGATCGCCTATCCGACCGACTGGGTGAAGATCATCTTCAACCCGTCGTTCCCCTACCGCTTCGCCCACATGATGATCGCGGCCTACCTCACCACGGCGGTGGTCGTGCTGGCGGTCGGGTGCCGCTATCTCCTGCAGAAGCGCTTCGGCGAGGACGCGCGCACCATGGTGCGCATGGCGGTCGGCATGATCGCGATCGTCGCCCCGCTCCAGCTCTTCGTCGGCGACGCGCACGGGCTCAATACGCTGGAGCATCAGCCCGCGAAGATCGCCGCCATGGAGGCGCACTGGGACGGCTCCAAGCCGGTCGCGCTGTCGCTGTTCGGCTGGCCGAACGCCGAAGCCGAGCGCACCGACTTCGAGCTCGCGATCCCGAACCTCTCCAGCCTGATCCTCACCCACAGCTGGGACGGGCGCATCAAGGGGCTGAAGGACTTTCCGGCCAACGAGCGGCCGCCGCTTATCACCACTTACTTCGGCTTCCGGCTGATGGTCGCGATCGGGATGCTGTTCATCGCGACCGGCCTCATCGGCGCCTGGCTGTGGCGGCGGGGGACGCTGTGGGAGGCGACCTGGTTCCAGTGGCCGGCCTCCTGCATGTGGCCGCTCGGCTTCATCGCGATCCTGTCGGGGTGGATCACCACCGAGACCGGCCGCCAGCCCTGGGTGGTGCATGGGGTGCTGCGCACCGCCGACGCCGCCTCGCCGGTGGCGGCCGCCGCGCTCTGGACCTCGCTCGCGCTGTTCGTGCTGGTCTACTGCGTCGTGTTCTCGATGGGCGTCTACTACGTGAACCGCCTCATCAACCGCGGCCCCGACGCGACCGTCACCGCCCCGCCGCGCCACGGCCAGCCCAGCCGCCCCCTGTCGGGCGCGGGCGAGGCGGTGGGAGAGGTCGTCCACGACGGCGCAATGGAGCCCGCGCGATGA
- a CDS encoding neutral zinc metallopeptidase — protein sequence MRWEDFRRSENVDDERGGGGGGGFRFPGGGGGVGIGGLIVVGLVSWALGVDPRVILAGLETVQGGGSGYSQQERPKGDPGQLSEDEKKQGEFVRAVLAQTEDVWTPLFKDSGKAYDKPRLTLFSGRTSTACGMGASAMGPFYCPGDQRVYLDTEFFDELARKFKSPGEFARAYVIAHEVGHHVQNELGIMRWANQQRERARSEEQANAISVRIELQADCFAGVWGYWANKRFNILEDGDVESALTAATQIGDDTLQKRSGGEVVPDSFTHGSSAQRVKWFRTGLASGDPKTCDTFNQRQL from the coding sequence ATGCGCTGGGAGGATTTCCGCCGGAGCGAGAACGTCGACGACGAGCGTGGCGGCGGGGGCGGCGGCGGCTTCCGCTTTCCCGGCGGCGGCGGCGGCGTCGGCATCGGCGGCCTGATCGTGGTGGGGCTCGTCTCGTGGGCGCTGGGCGTCGACCCCCGGGTCATCCTGGCGGGCCTCGAGACCGTCCAGGGCGGCGGCTCGGGCTATTCGCAGCAGGAGCGGCCGAAGGGCGACCCGGGCCAGCTCTCCGAGGACGAGAAGAAGCAAGGCGAGTTCGTGCGCGCCGTGCTGGCCCAGACCGAGGACGTCTGGACGCCGTTGTTCAAGGACAGCGGCAAGGCCTACGACAAGCCGCGGCTGACGCTGTTCTCCGGCCGCACCAGCACCGCCTGCGGCATGGGCGCCTCCGCAATGGGGCCCTTCTACTGCCCCGGCGACCAGCGCGTGTATCTCGACACCGAGTTCTTCGACGAGCTCGCCCGCAAGTTCAAATCGCCCGGCGAGTTCGCGCGCGCCTACGTGATCGCGCACGAGGTCGGCCACCACGTGCAGAACGAGCTCGGCATCATGCGCTGGGCGAACCAGCAGCGCGAGCGGGCGCGCTCCGAGGAGCAGGCGAACGCCATTTCGGTGCGGATCGAGCTGCAGGCGGACTGTTTCGCCGGCGTCTGGGGCTATTGGGCCAACAAGCGCTTCAACATCCTCGAGGACGGCGACGTCGAGTCCGCGCTGACCGCCGCCACCCAGATCGGCGACGACACGCTGCAGAAGCGCTCCGGCGGCGAGGTGGTGCCGGACAGCTTCACCCACGGCTCCTCCGCGCAGCGGGTGAAGTGGTTCCGCACCGGGCTGGCCTCAGGCGATCCGAAGACCTGCGACACCTTCAACCAGCGCCAGCTCTGA
- a CDS encoding pseudoazurin has protein sequence MWRGFVLAAAALMTMVAGAEAAEVEVKMLNQGAEGRMVFEPSFVRINPGDTVKFVATDKSHNAETIPGMLPDGAQPFKGEFNTDVSVTFDKDGVYGVKCLPHAGMGMVALVAVGASYPNLDAAKGVKQTGVAKKKFEALFKKLDETKGAAAQ, from the coding sequence ATGTGGAGAGGCTTTGTGCTGGCCGCGGCCGCGTTGATGACGATGGTCGCCGGCGCGGAGGCCGCTGAAGTCGAAGTCAAGATGCTTAACCAGGGCGCCGAAGGGCGCATGGTGTTCGAGCCGAGCTTCGTGCGGATCAACCCGGGCGACACCGTGAAGTTCGTGGCGACCGACAAGAGCCACAACGCCGAAACGATTCCCGGCATGCTCCCGGACGGAGCCCAGCCCTTCAAGGGCGAGTTCAACACGGACGTGTCCGTGACCTTCGACAAGGACGGCGTCTACGGCGTGAAGTGCCTGCCGCACGCCGGCATGGGCATGGTGGCGCTGGTCGCCGTCGGCGCGAGCTACCCCAACCTCGACGCAGCCAAGGGCGTCAAGCAGACCGGCGTCGCCAAGAAGAAGTTCGAGGCGCTGTTCAAGAAGCTGGACGAGACCAAGGGCGCCGCCGCGCAGTGA
- the cmk gene encoding (d)CMP kinase yields the protein MIVAIDGPAASGKGTLGRRIAAHYGLPHLDSGLLYRAVALALIARGGDVNDAAAAAAAAQALDPQVLGNPALRGPAAGAGASVVSAVPEVRAALLDFQRRFAAEPPGAVIDGRDIGTVICPHAEAKIFVTAAPEERARRRALEFAGRGEPADEASILADILARDARDMGRAVAPLAQAADAVLLDTTTLDADQAFAAALAIVEARVGAPSRRAG from the coding sequence ATGATCGTCGCGATCGACGGGCCGGCCGCGTCCGGCAAGGGCACGCTGGGGCGGCGCATCGCGGCGCACTACGGACTCCCGCACCTCGATTCCGGCCTGCTGTACCGGGCGGTGGCGCTGGCGCTGATCGCCCGCGGCGGCGACGTGAACGACGCGGCGGCGGCGGCGGCGGCGGCGCAGGCGCTTGATCCGCAGGTGCTGGGCAATCCCGCGCTGCGTGGTCCGGCGGCCGGCGCCGGCGCGTCCGTGGTCTCGGCCGTGCCGGAGGTGCGCGCGGCGCTGCTCGATTTCCAGCGCCGGTTCGCCGCCGAGCCGCCGGGCGCCGTGATCGACGGCCGCGACATCGGCACGGTCATCTGCCCCCACGCCGAGGCGAAGATCTTCGTCACCGCAGCGCCCGAGGAGCGCGCGCGGCGCCGCGCGCTGGAGTTCGCCGGCCGCGGCGAGCCCGCGGACGAGGCCTCGATCCTCGCCGACATCCTGGCCCGCGACGCCCGCGACATGGGGCGCGCGGTCGCGCCGCTGGCGCAAGCCGCGGACGCGGTTCTGCTCGACACCACGACGCTCGACGCCGACCAGGCCTTCGCGGCGGCGCTCGCCATCGTGGAAGCCCGCGTCGGCGCGCCGTCCCGTCGCGCGGGCTGA
- the aroA gene encoding 3-phosphoshikimate 1-carboxyvinyltransferase, with protein sequence MSSAVAAQPAVSRSNGPLRGRVRVPGDKSISHRSLLLGLLAVGETRIEGLLEGDDVLATGRACAALGATVERLGDGRWSVQGVGVGGLKSPDAPLDFGNAGTGSRLMMGVVGGHPIQATFDGDASLRSRPMRRILDPLALMGATVVSAAEGGRLPLTLKGPETALPLTYETPVPSAQVKSAVLLAGLNAPGETVVIEREATRDHTERMLKTFGAEVTVEPHGEHGRLVRLVGQPELTPAHVVVPADPSSAAFPLVAALIAPGSEVTLEGVMTNPLRTGLVATLLEMGADIELTNLREEGGEEVADLVVRASALKGVDVPAARAPTMIDEYPVLAVAAAFAQGETRMRGLHELTVKESDRLAAVHAGLVACGVEARIEGEDLIVVGQGRAPGGGEVVQTHLDHRIAMSFLVLGFAADAPVAIDDAAMIATSFPAFVDLMRGLGADISLEAGA encoded by the coding sequence GTGTCGTCCGCCGTCGCCGCACAGCCCGCCGTCTCCCGTTCGAACGGTCCGCTCCGGGGCCGCGTCCGGGTTCCCGGCGACAAGTCGATCTCGCATCGCTCCCTGCTGCTTGGCCTGCTCGCCGTCGGCGAGACCCGCATCGAGGGCCTGCTCGAGGGCGACGACGTGCTCGCCACCGGGCGGGCGTGCGCGGCGCTGGGGGCGACCGTTGAGCGGCTGGGCGACGGGCGCTGGAGCGTGCAGGGCGTCGGCGTCGGCGGGCTGAAGAGCCCCGACGCGCCGCTCGACTTCGGCAACGCCGGCACCGGGTCGCGCCTCATGATGGGCGTCGTCGGCGGCCATCCCATCCAGGCGACCTTCGACGGCGACGCCTCGCTGCGCTCGCGTCCCATGCGCCGCATCCTCGATCCGCTCGCCCTGATGGGCGCGACGGTGGTCTCCGCCGCCGAGGGCGGCCGCCTGCCTCTGACGCTGAAGGGCCCGGAGACGGCGCTGCCGCTAACCTACGAGACGCCGGTCCCCTCCGCGCAGGTGAAGTCGGCGGTGCTGCTCGCCGGCCTCAACGCGCCGGGCGAGACCGTGGTGATCGAGCGCGAGGCGACGCGCGACCACACCGAGCGCATGCTGAAGACCTTCGGCGCCGAGGTGACGGTCGAGCCCCATGGCGAGCACGGGCGGCTGGTGCGTCTCGTCGGCCAGCCGGAGCTCACGCCGGCCCACGTCGTGGTGCCGGCCGACCCGTCCTCCGCCGCCTTCCCGCTGGTCGCGGCGCTGATCGCGCCCGGCTCCGAGGTCACGCTCGAGGGCGTGATGACCAACCCGCTCCGCACCGGCCTCGTCGCGACGCTGCTCGAGATGGGCGCCGACATCGAGCTCACGAACCTGCGCGAGGAGGGCGGCGAAGAGGTCGCCGACCTCGTGGTGCGGGCGAGCGCGCTGAAGGGCGTCGACGTGCCCGCGGCGCGCGCGCCGACGATGATCGACGAGTACCCGGTGCTCGCGGTCGCGGCCGCCTTCGCGCAGGGCGAGACGCGCATGCGCGGGCTGCACGAACTCACCGTCAAGGAAAGCGATCGCCTCGCCGCGGTGCATGCGGGCCTGGTCGCCTGCGGCGTCGAGGCGCGGATCGAGGGCGAGGACCTGATCGTCGTGGGGCAGGGGCGGGCGCCCGGCGGCGGCGAGGTCGTGCAGACCCATCTCGACCACCGCATCGCCATGAGCTTCCTGGTGCTCGGCTTCGCCGCCGACGCGCCGGTCGCGATCGACGACGCCGCCATGATCGCGACGAGCTTCCCCGCCTTCGTGGACCTCATGCGCGGCCTCGGCGCGGACATCTCGCTGGAGGCCGGCGCATGA
- a CDS encoding TIGR02300 family protein, which yields MAKPELGVKRTCQACGAKYYDLARDPILCPKCGTQYVATVLVSSAAAVRAAKAESARAKATAAAADEDEVETDEEADVEAISLEDADEEATPAKKVAGADDDDVDVDIDEVEADDDDDADDETFLEPDEDSDDDMTEIIGDREKDEET from the coding sequence TTGGCTAAGCCCGAACTCGGCGTCAAACGGACCTGCCAGGCCTGCGGCGCAAAATATTACGACCTGGCGCGCGATCCGATCCTCTGCCCGAAATGCGGGACGCAGTACGTTGCGACCGTTCTCGTCTCCAGCGCGGCCGCGGTGCGCGCCGCCAAGGCCGAATCGGCCCGGGCGAAGGCCACGGCGGCGGCGGCCGACGAGGACGAGGTCGAGACCGACGAAGAGGCCGACGTCGAGGCGATCTCGCTGGAGGACGCCGACGAGGAGGCGACGCCCGCGAAGAAGGTCGCGGGCGCTGACGACGACGACGTCGATGTGGACATCGACGAGGTCGAGGCGGACGACGACGATGACGCGGACGACGAAACTTTCCTTGAGCCTGATGAGGATTCCGACGACGACATGACGGAAATCATCGGCGACCGGGAAAAAGACGAAGAGACTTGA